A part of Drosophila ananassae strain 14024-0371.13 chromosome 2R, ASM1763931v2, whole genome shotgun sequence genomic DNA contains:
- the LOC6507796 gene encoding protein embryonic gonad codes for MNQLCKVCGEPAAGFHFGAFTCEGCKSFFGRTYNNIAAIAGCKHNGDCVINKKNRTACKACRLRKCLLVGMSKSGSRYGRRSNWFKIHCLLQEQQTTSGTGGGNGPGGGPGGVSTASLEQLARLQQASNQARQTYQDKTNPCIKSATATSPRMEGSAGGAGVGGPSSPSFLQAAKFHHHHQRQLKLESRLSNTPSDSGASSAGDPNEDGATSVLSGHTNTTTATPTTAAANLPRLDLRNTTFPASSEPDGDLQRQRHQELLEIFRSHSEPLYSSFAPFSHLPPVLLAAGVPPLPIFKDQFKAELLYPATSSPELDEPIDLSLRSRTDTTSPLAGGSNSPSLSEPAAGSHCLGESPTFVRKTTPLDLTLVRSQTLTG; via the exons ATGAACCAGCTGTGCAAAGTGTGTGGCGAGCCGGCGGCGGGTTTTCATTTCGGGGCATTCACATGCGAGGGCTGCAAG TCATTCTTCGGCCGCACTTACAACAACATTGCCGCAATCGCAGGCTGCAAGCACAACGGCGACTGTGTTATTAACAAGAAGAACCGGACGGCCTGCAAGGCGTGCCGTTTGCGCAAATGCCTCCTAGTAGGGATGTCCAAGAGCGGATCCCGCTACGGTCGCCGCTCCAACTGGTTCAAAATCCACTGCCTGCTGCAGGAGCAGCAGACCACGTCAGGCACTGGAGGAGGGAACGGACCAGGCGGTGGACCTGGCGGAGTGAGTACTGCGAGTCTGGAGCAACTGGCACGCCTGCAGCAGGCGAGCAACCAGGCCAGGCAAACCTACCAAGACAAAACTAATCCCTGCATCAAGtcagccactgccacttctCCGCGGATGGAGGGATCGGCGGGCGGCGCAGGAGTAGGTGGACCATCTTCGCCGTCTTTTCTGCAGGCGGCGAAGTTTCATCACCATCATCAACGCCAATTGAAACTGGAATCCCGCCTTAGTAATACACCCAGCGATTCGGGGGCCTCGTCGGCAGGCGATCCCAACGAGGATGGAGCCACCAGCGTGCTAAGTGGTCACACCAACACTACCACCGCAACAcccaccaccgccgccgcaAACCTCCCCCGGCTGGATCTGAGGAACACCACATTTCCGGCGAGCTCGGAACCAGATGGAGATCTACAGCGCCAGCGCCACCAGGAGCTGCTGGAGATCTTCCGAAGCCACTCAGAGCCGCTGTACAGCTCCTTCGCCCCGTTCAGCCACCTGCCACCCGTACTCCTGGCCGCCGGCGTACCTCCGCTGCCCATTTTCAAGGACCAGTTCAAGGCGGAACTTCTGTATCCGGCTACCAGCAGTCCAGAGCTGGACGAACCCATCGATCTGTCACTAAGATCGCGCACAGACACCACCAGCCCGCTGGCCGGCGGCTCTAACAGTCCCAGCCTAAGTGAACCGGCTGCGGGGAGTCACTGCTTGGGGGAATCCCCGACCTTCGTGCGCAAGACCACGCCCCTCGATCTCACTCTGGTGAGATCTCAAACCCTGACGGGGTAA